Proteins encoded within one genomic window of Solenopsis invicta isolate M01_SB chromosome 10, UNIL_Sinv_3.0, whole genome shotgun sequence:
- the LOC113004721 gene encoding putative nuclease HARBI1 has translation MATPDSYRSICEKFNVGKATALRAMRRVSKTIAKLSPLFITWLESNRAENVTKGFFTTSAFPKVLSAIDGTHINITASHISPETYINRKEHHSIQLQVIYDHERRFIHCYAGNVGSVHDQRVFRLSEVYNYLEDLEKFPNNSQLVGDATYTLHECLLTPYRDNGHLTNRQKNYNFCHSSARMVIKRTFGQTY, from the exons ATGGCTACACCAGATTCGTATCG atcaatttgtgaaaaattcaaTGTGGGTAAAGCCACAGCGTTACGCGCTATGAGAAGAGTATCTAAAACAATTGCCAAATTATCTCCTCTTTTTATTACATGGCTAGAAAGTAACAGAGCAGAAAATGTAACGAAGGGATTTTTTACAACAAGTGCTTTTCCTAAAGTGTTAAGTGCCATAGATGgcacacatataaatataactgcTTCACATATCAGTCCCGAAacatatattaatagaaaagagCATCATAGTATACAATTACAAGTaatttac GATCATGAGCGACGATTTATTCATTGTTATGCCGGAAATGTTGGTTCTGTCCATGATCAACGAGTATTTCGTTTGTCTGAAGTCTATAATTATTTGGAAGATCTTGAAAAGTTTCCTAATAATAGTCAATTAGTAGGTGATGCAACATATACTCTTCATGAATGCTTATTAACACCATATCGCGATAATGGACATCTCACaaatagacaaaaaaattataatttttgccaCTCATCTGCTCGAATGGTTATCAAACGGACATTTGGAcagacttattaa
- the LOC120358859 gene encoding uncharacterized protein LOC120358859, whose protein sequence is MVDILNVKGEPIFDDRIIKMETHTYNPYANTTFGNSDEIRIPIQQQDLYTLPCESFLYIEGKLTTNNANANTPVLGFNCVGYMFDEIRYELNGVEIDRSRNVGMTSMMKTYVSMLELNIRNLLHAGFPYGDRIETFDGYFNFCVPLNVLLGFCEDYKHVIVNARHELILIRARNDNNCLVGDSAMEPKLELFKVQWRMPHVMLNEVNKLSMLRTLQSGRYLSVSFRSWDLYEYPLLPSTTKHSWAVKTATQLEKPRYVIFVLQTNRKNIMRADKRYLDTSKITNVKLYLNSEFYPYDDLNLDFGKGKYALLYDMYARFRPSYYQHKCLEPMFDVAAFRSYAMAVIDCSRQNESIKSATVDVRLEFELKENAPANTSAYCLIIHDRVIEYSPLTNVVRKIM, encoded by the coding sequence ATGGTTGATATCTTGAACGTTAAAGGTGAaccgatctttgacgatcgcaTCATCAAGATGGAGACTCACACGTATAATCCGTATGCTAACACGACATTTGGGAATAGCGATGAGATAAGGATACCAATACAGCAGCAAGATTTATATACGTTACCGTGTGAAAGTTTTCTCTACATCGAAGGAAAATTGACGACAAACAATGCAAATGCTAATACGCCAGTGCTTGGTTTTAATTGTGTAGGGTacatgtttgatgaaattcgatatgaaCTCAACGGTGTGGAGATTGATCGCTCTAGAAACGTTGGAATGACTAGTATGATGAAAACTTATGTATCAATGTTGGAGTTAAACATAAGAAATCTATTACATGCTGGATTTCCATATGGGGATAGAATAGAAACATTTgatggatattttaatttttgtgtaccgCTTAACGTGCTATTGGGATTTTGTGAAGATTACAAACATGTAATAGTTAATGCTCGTCATGAGttaattttgatacgagcgcgcaatgataacaattgTCTTGTGGGAGATTCAGCGATGGAACCGAAACTTGAATTATTCAAAGTGCAATGGCGTATGCCTCATGTTATGTTAAATGAAGTCAACAAACTATCCATGTTGCGAACCTTGCAGAGCGGGCGATACCTGAGTGTGAGTTTCCGTTCATGGGATCTATATGAGTATCCCTTATTGCCAAGTACGACGAAGCATTCCTGGGCAGTTAAGACTGCAACTCAGCTAGAAAAACCACGATATGTCATTTTTGTTCTGCAaactaatagaaaaaatattatgagagcTGACAAGAGATACCTCGATACCAGTAAAATAACCAATGTAAAACTTTATCTAAACTCTGAATTTTATCCTTACGATGATCTGAATCTAGACTTTGGTAAAGGCAAATATGCTCTCTTGTatgacatgtatgcacgttttcGTCCGTCTTATTATCAACATAAATGTTTGGAACCGATGTTTGACGTAGCAGCATTTAGATCTTATGCTATGGCTGTCATTGACTGCTCGCGACAAAACGAATCTATTAAGAGCGCTACAGTTGATGTGAGATTGGAATTTGAATTGAAAGAGAATGCACCGGCAAATACTAGCGCCTACTGTCTCAttatacacgatcgcgtgattgaATATTCCCCATTGACCAACGTAGTgcgcaaaatcatgtaa